The genomic stretch GCATGGGGATCGTTCGCATTGCCCTATTCTCCTCTATCGGTTTCATGCACCTTAACATTGTGCCCGTTTTCATTGTACCCGTAATCGCGCCCGGCCGCAGCGGGACTGACGAGCCCGCGCTCAAGATCGATCGCCAGTTTTTTCCGGTCACGGCGCCCGGGCGGGCCAAAGCCGCCGCCGCCCGGCGTCCTCAGGATCAGCGCCTCCCCCGGCGGGATGGTATAGAGCCCCTTGCTCGCGATCACCGTGCCGTCGGTAATTTCGGCATGACCGGGCGCGCCGGCCTTTCCGCCTTCCCGGCCCTCTGCTCCCTTCCGCAGGCGTTCGAAGGCCGCTGCCGACAGTGTCAGGCTTTGGCCCAGCGCCGAACGGATGCGAATCTCCTGGCCGAGACCGCCGCGATATTCGCCCGCCCCGCCGCTGTCGGGGGCGAATTCCTTCTTCTCGTAGATCAGCGGCGCCACGGTTTCCGCCACCTCAACCGGCACAGTGCCGACGCCGGAGGGAAAGGCGGTGGTCGACAGACCGTCGGATGCCGGACGCGCGCCCATGCCGCCGAGCGCGACATTGAGCGAGGCGAAGCCGCCCTCGCCCTCCGCCGTGATCGCCAGCACCCAGAGCGCGCCGGCGCTTTCGGCAAGGATTTCGCCGCGCTTGGCCTCCGCCAGGCAGCCGAGCATCAGGTCCGGCAGGGCCTGCCCCACGACGTGGCGCGCCGTCACGGGCCATGGCCGTTCGGCGCTCACGATCAGGCCCGGCGGCGCGTCGATCCGGATCGGCGCGAGCGAGGCATGGTTGTTCGGAACCTCCGGTGCGATCGCCACCTTGATGCCGAATGAGGCATAGGCCTGGCTGTAGTTCAGCGGGCAATTGATCCCTTTGGCAACGGCCGGCGACGAACCCGCAAGGTTGACCGAAATCTCCGCGTCCCTGACCGTCATTTCCGCTTTCAGCCGGAT from Martelella sp. AD-3 encodes the following:
- a CDS encoding hydantoinase B/oxoprolinase family protein; this translates as MMTEKQLTDADIIAMNVMWNRLISVCEEQANALLRVAFGAIVREAGDLSAGIFDASGRMMAQAVTGTPGHVNTMAKSVNAMLEHVPAETLEEGDVLVTNDPWLGAGHVFDFVLVTPVFRKGTIVAYIASTCHVVDIGGLGWSAEARSVFEEGVVIPVTRLRRKGVVNEELLALIAVNSRVPREARGDVISLMSCNDEGLRRFLALMEEYDADSLEPLAEFIFTRSAEATRAAIEKVPEGVYRAEIELDGYDAPIRLKAEMTVRDAEISVNLAGSSPAVAKGINCPLNYSQAYASFGIKVAIAPEVPNNHASLAPIRIDAPPGLIVSAERPWPVTARHVVGQALPDLMLGCLAEAKRGEILAESAGALWVLAITAEGEGGFASLNVALGGMGARPASDGLSTTAFPSGVGTVPVEVAETVAPLIYEKKEFAPDSGGAGEYRGGLGQEIRIRSALGQSLTLSAAAFERLRKGAEGREGGKAGAPGHAEITDGTVIASKGLYTIPPGEALILRTPGGGGFGPPGRRDRKKLAIDLERGLVSPAAAGRDYGYNENGHNVKVHETDRGE